The following nucleotide sequence is from Bacteroidota bacterium.
TTGCTTACTGTGCTAAAACCAGGAGACACTTTTCTGGGTTTCGACCTTTCCCACGGTGGTCATTTGTCGCATGGCTCTCCAGTCAATTCCTCGGGAATGCTCTACCGTCCGGTTTCCTATAAAGTAAATGAAGAAACAGGCCGGGTTGATTACGACCAAATGGAAGCTGTAGCCAAGGCTGAAAAACCAAAACTGATTATTGCAGGTGCCTCGGCTTATTCGCGCGACTGGGATTATGCACGTATGCGCGCTATTGCCGACAGTGTGGGTGCCTTGCTTATGGCCGATATTGCCCATCCGGCTGGTCTCATTGCAAAGAAACTGCTCAATAATCCTTTCCCTCATTGCCATATTGTTACAACAACTACCCATAAAACCTTACGCGGACCACGGGGTGGTTTGATATTAATAGCACAGGATTTCGAAAATCCGTGGGGACTGGCAACGCCAAAAGGTGAATTAAAAACCATGACCCAATTGCTCGATAGTGCCGTTTTCCCAGGTATTCAAGGTGGTCCCCTGGAGCATGTAATAGCAGCAAAAGCAGTTGCTTTTGGCGAGGCGTTGGATGATTCGTTTCTCGCATATGGTCAGCAGGTTATTAAAAATGCCTCGGCCATGGCTAAGGCCTTTATCGACAGAGGATACAAAGTGATATCCGGTGGAACCGAGAACCATTCGATGTTAATTGACCTGCGTACCAAAGTTTCGGACATTACCGGAAAGCAAGTAGAGAATAGCCTGGTAAAGGCTGATATTACCATTAACAAAAACATGGTACCTTTCGATAGTCGCTCACCGTTTCAAACCTCAGGCTTTAGAGTAGGCACTGCTGCCATTACCACACGTGGCATAAAGGAAGATATCATTCCACAGATTGTAGACATGATCGATGAGGTAATCTTACATATCGACGATGAAAAAACCATTGAAGCTGTTGCAAAAAGAGTGAATAAACTTATGAGTAACTATCCGATTTTTGCTTATTAAAATCAGGGTATAAAAACGAAAAAGCCTGTAGCATTGCTCCAGGCTTTTTTCATTTTCCAACTATAGGTTTTAGACCTTTCTTCGATTGAAAAATTTATAACCTGCCAGGATAAATGCCAAAGCAATAATAAAAATGCTCATCCAAAACAATCTCTTGCCT
It contains:
- a CDS encoding serine hydroxymethyltransferase, with amino-acid sequence MERDKLIFDIIQREKQRQLQGIELIASENFVSDQVMEAMGSCLTNKYAEGYPGKRYYGGCQVVDESETLAIERAKKLFGASWANVQPHSGAQANMAVLLTVLKPGDTFLGFDLSHGGHLSHGSPVNSSGMLYRPVSYKVNEETGRVDYDQMEAVAKAEKPKLIIAGASAYSRDWDYARMRAIADSVGALLMADIAHPAGLIAKKLLNNPFPHCHIVTTTTHKTLRGPRGGLILIAQDFENPWGLATPKGELKTMTQLLDSAVFPGIQGGPLEHVIAAKAVAFGEALDDSFLAYGQQVIKNASAMAKAFIDRGYKVISGGTENHSMLIDLRTKVSDITGKQVENSLVKADITINKNMVPFDSRSPFQTSGFRVGTAAITTRGIKEDIIPQIVDMIDEVILHIDDEKTIEAVAKRVNKLMSNYPIFAY